In Candidatus Binatia bacterium, the genomic window TCCGCTCGTCCGAAAAAATGATCTCGAGATCGAACCCGCCGAGGCGGATCTCCTCTTGGGACGCACCTGGTTTGCGATGGTTCGCTACGGGCAGATACCCGGCGTGACGGATAACCCTCAGTTCGCCGAGCGTCTGAACGTAGCTCTCTGCCGCGGGCCCGACTTTCTCCTCTACACCGTAGTGGACTTGATCGTGGACAGCTACTTTCCGCTGCTCGATCAGGTCGAGGAGGAAATCGACCGCTTGGAAGACCAACTCGTCAAGGAGTCGACCATCGACGAGATGGACAGTCTCCTCACCTTGAAGCGGTCGCTGGTGCATATCCGCCGAGCCGTCGTTCCTCAGCGAGAAGTCTTCAACCAGTTGACGCGCCACGATTTTCCGTTCATTCGTCCCGAATGCGCGGTGTATTTCAGGGACGTCTACGATCACCTGCTCCGCATCACCGACGAGCTCGACAGCTTGCGCGATATTCTGTCGGGCGCGCTGGAGGTCCATCTTGCCGCCGTCTCGAACCAGTTGAACGTCACCATGAAGCGGCTGACGGCGTGGGGCACCATCTTTGTCGTCATTACGGCGATTGCCGGCGTCTACGGCATGAATTTCGAGTACATGCCGGAACTCAAGTGGCGGTATGGATATGTTTTTGCCTTATTACTCATGGTGGCGATCTCAGGCGGGCTCTACATCTACTTCAAGAAAAAGGATTATCTCTAAACGTCTCGTAGCCGCACGCTACTTCAGTTTTTTCCAATCCTTGAGGATCTCCAGAGCCGCCAATCTTCCCGAAGCGCCCATGACGCCGCCGCCGGGATGCGTGCCGGCGCCGCAGAGGTAGAGATTTTTTATCGGCGTGCGGTACTGCGCCCAGCCGCGGACCGGGCGCATGAAGAAGAGCTGATCGAGGGAGAGCTCGCCGTGAAAGATGTTTCCTTCAGTCAAGCCGAATTCCTGCTCCAAATCCCACGGCGTCAACACCTGGCGGTGGAGAATGATATTTTTTATATTGAGCGCGTACTCGCTCAGCGTGTCGATGACGGTATCGCCGAATTCTTCCCGCCGGTCCGGCCAAGTCCCTTCTTTTAGATGATACGGCGCGTACTGCACAAAGATCGACATGACGTGTTTTCCCGGCGGCGCTATCGTCGGATCGATCGTCGAAGGGATGACGATGTCCATGTAGGGACGCCGGGAGAAGCCGCCGTACTTGGCGTCGTCGTAGGCTCGCTCCAGATAATCGATCGACGGGCTGATCGAGACGGCGCCGCGAAGGTGCGGGCCGTCTCCCGGAAGCGCGGTAAAATTCGGCAGCGCATCTAATGCGAGATTCACCTTGCCGGAGGAGCCGCGCATTCTGATTTGCCCGACGCGCCGGACAAAATCCGGATCGAGCGCGGATGGCTCCACCAACTTCAAAAACGTTCGCTTGGGATCTACCGCAGACGTGACGACGCGGCCCTGAATCTCCTCGCCGTTCTCCAGCGCGACTCCCGACGCCCGTTCATTCTTGACGAGGACGCGGGCGACCGCAGCATTCGTGCGAATCTCCGCGCCGTGATTTTCCGCGGCTCGTGCCAGTGCGCCGCTCACGCTGCCCATGCCGCCGCGCGGCCATCCCCACGAGCGAAAAACGGCGTCGATCTCGCCCATATAATGATGCAGCAGCACGTAGGCGGTGCCGGGAGAGCGCGGGCCGAGGAAGGTGCCGATGATCCCGCTCGCCGACATGGTGGCCTTCAGCGCCTCGGTCTCGAACCATTCGTCGAGATAGTCGGCCGAGCTCATCGACATGAGCTTCGTAAGCTCGTAGGGCAAATCCGCGCCGAGCTTGCGAAAGTGGCGGTACATCCCGAGAAGCTTCAGTAGCTCACGGGGATTCAAGGAATTAGGATCGGGCGGCACCATGGAGAGCAGAGGCTTTACGGCCATCGCCATCCGGTGCATGAGCTTGCCGAATTGATCGTAAGCCTCCGGGTCGGTGGACGAGTGGCGCATGATTTCGCGGCGGGTCTTGTCGTGATCGCCCCAGCGAGCCAGATAATTGCCGTCCGGGAGCGGCGTGAAGGTCGAGTCGAGCGGGATGACTTCCAGGCCGAATTTCGCCAGATCCAATTCCCGGATCACCTCAGGGCGCAAAAGGCTTACGACGTAAGAGCAGACCGAGTACTTGAAACCGGGGTGAATCTCTTCGGTAACGGCGGCGCCGCCGATCACGTGCCGGCGTTCGAGCACCAAGACGGTCTTGCCCGCTTTCGCAAGATAAGCCGCATGCGTGAGGCCGTTGTGCCCCGCGCCGATGATGATGACGTCGTAACTCTTGGACATGTTGGCCATCCTTGCTTAGGCAATCATAATTTGTAATTTTGTCACCGAAGTCAACGACAATGCCCATCGGAACGCCTTTTCACTCGCGGACCTCTGTATTGTGCGTCAGCCACAACTGGCGCGTCTGGTCCGGTTACCTCGCGGCAAGCTCGTACGAAGTCCTCCACGATCACGAGTATCACGCCATCAGAAATTCCGCGGCGCTGATCGATATATCTCCGCTCTATAAATACGACGTGAGCGGCAATGACGCGCTCAAGCTCGTCGATCGCGTCGCGACCAGGAGCGCGCAGAAATGCGCGCTCCATCAGGCGATGTACACCTGCCTCTGCGATGAAGAAGGGAAAGTCATTCAAGACGGCACGGTGTTCCGCTTGGAAGAGAGCCGCTTTCGCTTTCACCTGGCCGAGCCGAGTCTCCGCTGGCTCCGGATGAACGCCGCCGGCATGGACGTAAATATTGAGGACGTTTCCGAGCAGATTGCGGCGGTGGCGCTTCAGGGGCCCACTTCGCGCGAGATATTGAGACGCGCGTCGAACGGCGGCGTCGAGCGGCTTAAATTTTTTCGTTTTGCGTTCGCCGAGGTGGGAGGAATTCAAACCATGAT contains:
- the corA gene encoding magnesium/cobalt transporter CorA, with amino-acid sequence MRHDDVTLLFDLDSPTQGELDFLEKELRIHHLTLEDIVKQNQRPKIEAFEGYVYLAIHPLVRKNDLEIEPAEADLLLGRTWFAMVRYGQIPGVTDNPQFAERLNVALCRGPDFLLYTVVDLIVDSYFPLLDQVEEEIDRLEDQLVKESTIDEMDSLLTLKRSLVHIRRAVVPQREVFNQLTRHDFPFIRPECAVYFRDVYDHLLRITDELDSLRDILSGALEVHLAAVSNQLNVTMKRLTAWGTIFVVITAIAGVYGMNFEYMPELKWRYGYVFALLLMVAISGGLYIYFKKKDYL
- a CDS encoding NAD(P)/FAD-dependent oxidoreductase, which codes for MSKSYDVIIIGAGHNGLTHAAYLAKAGKTVLVLERRHVIGGAAVTEEIHPGFKYSVCSYVVSLLRPEVIRELDLAKFGLEVIPLDSTFTPLPDGNYLARWGDHDKTRREIMRHSSTDPEAYDQFGKLMHRMAMAVKPLLSMVPPDPNSLNPRELLKLLGMYRHFRKLGADLPYELTKLMSMSSADYLDEWFETEALKATMSASGIIGTFLGPRSPGTAYVLLHHYMGEIDAVFRSWGWPRGGMGSVSGALARAAENHGAEIRTNAAVARVLVKNERASGVALENGEEIQGRVVTSAVDPKRTFLKLVEPSALDPDFVRRVGQIRMRGSSGKVNLALDALPNFTALPGDGPHLRGAVSISPSIDYLERAYDDAKYGGFSRRPYMDIVIPSTIDPTIAPPGKHVMSIFVQYAPYHLKEGTWPDRREEFGDTVIDTLSEYALNIKNIILHRQVLTPWDLEQEFGLTEGNIFHGELSLDQLFFMRPVRGWAQYRTPIKNLYLCGAGTHPGGGVMGASGRLAALEILKDWKKLK